Proteins encoded in a region of the Altererythrobacter ishigakiensis genome:
- the accC gene encoding acetyl-CoA carboxylase biotin carboxylase subunit, giving the protein MSISRILIANRGEIALRIHRAAHEMGIETVAVHSTADADAMHVRLADQAVCIGPPAATDSYLNIANIISAAECAHCDAIHPGYGFLSENAKFAEIVEAHDIKWIGPKPEHIRTMGDKVAAKQTAGELGLPLVPGSDGAVSDYDEARKIAQDIGYPVIIKAASGGGGRGMKVCESEDKLETLMKQAGSEAKAAFGDDTVYIEKYLGNPRHIEFQVFGDGNGNAIHLGERDCSLQRRHQKVLEEAPSPVINHEERMRMGEVCSKAMRDMGYRGAGTIEFLWEDGEFYFIEMNTRLQVEHPVTEAITGVDLVREQIRIAAGKPLSVAQEDLEFKGHAIECRINAEDPFTFAPSPGKVSYYHPAGGMHVRVDSGLYAGYSIPPYYDSMIAKLIVYGRNREGCIMRLRRALEEMVVEGVKTNIPLHQELLHQDDILSGDYSIKWLEEWLEKRKG; this is encoded by the coding sequence ATGAGCATTTCACGCATATTGATCGCCAATCGGGGCGAAATCGCGCTGCGTATCCACCGCGCCGCGCATGAAATGGGTATCGAAACGGTCGCAGTGCATTCGACTGCCGATGCAGACGCAATGCACGTCCGATTGGCTGATCAGGCGGTGTGTATCGGCCCCCCCGCAGCAACCGACAGTTATCTCAACATCGCGAACATCATTTCAGCCGCCGAATGCGCGCATTGTGACGCGATCCACCCCGGCTACGGTTTTCTATCCGAGAATGCGAAATTCGCTGAGATCGTCGAAGCACACGATATCAAGTGGATCGGGCCCAAACCAGAGCACATCCGCACGATGGGTGACAAGGTCGCCGCCAAGCAAACTGCCGGCGAGTTGGGTCTGCCCCTGGTACCGGGAAGCGACGGCGCAGTTTCCGACTACGATGAAGCCAGAAAGATCGCCCAGGACATTGGCTATCCCGTGATCATCAAAGCCGCATCAGGTGGCGGCGGGCGCGGCATGAAGGTGTGCGAAAGCGAGGACAAACTTGAAACGCTGATGAAGCAGGCTGGCAGCGAAGCCAAGGCCGCGTTTGGCGACGACACCGTATATATCGAGAAGTATCTTGGTAATCCGCGCCATATCGAATTCCAAGTGTTCGGCGATGGCAATGGTAATGCGATCCACCTTGGTGAACGGGATTGCTCGCTGCAGCGCCGACACCAAAAGGTATTGGAGGAGGCTCCCTCCCCCGTGATCAACCACGAAGAGCGCATGCGAATGGGCGAAGTTTGCTCAAAAGCGATGCGCGACATGGGCTATCGCGGGGCAGGTACGATCGAGTTCCTTTGGGAAGATGGCGAATTCTACTTTATTGAGATGAACACGCGCCTTCAGGTCGAACACCCCGTCACTGAAGCAATCACCGGTGTCGATCTGGTGCGGGAACAGATCCGTATTGCAGCTGGCAAACCACTTTCCGTGGCGCAAGAAGATCTCGAGTTCAAAGGTCACGCAATCGAGTGCCGGATCAATGCAGAGGACCCATTTACCTTTGCCCCCTCACCCGGCAAGGTCTCCTATTATCACCCTGCCGGCGGGATGCATGTTCGCGTGGATTCAGGGTTATATGCGGGCTATTCGATCCCGCCATATTACGACAGCATGATTGCCAAGCTGATCGTCTACGGTCGCAATCGCGAGGGCTGCATCATGCGTCTACGCCGAGCGCTTGAGGAGATGGTAGTGGAAGGCGTGAAAACCAATATTCCGCTACATCAGGAGCTGTTGCACCAAGACGATATCCTGAGCGGTGATTATTCAATCAAATGGCTCGAGGAATGGCTTGAGAAACGCAAGGGGTAG
- a CDS encoding MATE family efflux transporter, whose product MTKFPAHMPLDTRAIWAIAIPAMLTNVATALIGIGDMWIVGRLEDAATQGAVDVGARLFAVLFTVMNFLKTGTTGLVAQAGARDGEVEQVRLLARGLIVGTTIAALLILLKPLLMPLFLGALGASGDVLDAASIYAEIRYWTAPGVMLNLALIGFLVGRRQMTAVLIVEVIYNVLNVVLGLFLALQLDWGIAGIGWSSFIAEYVKLAILSALILFRPSGRNLIGAIFDAATIDWMKLRPFLNTNRDLFLRTLVLTVALAAITRLSAERGPEVLAANGIIYQLFIFTALLLDGFENAAQVLNGERAGAKDLGGFAAYTTAILWRGFAIAALLSCGFAFLADPILESFAATPDVASVAQSQALWLVLMPFAGLASFVFDGVFVGASWTRAMLISMIGASAVFALSLWLSWPLGNAGLWGSFILFLATRAGLQAMMLPSLTQQSFRS is encoded by the coding sequence GTGACAAAGTTCCCGGCACATATGCCTCTTGATACGCGGGCGATATGGGCCATTGCGATTCCCGCAATGCTGACCAATGTTGCCACTGCCCTGATCGGTATCGGCGACATGTGGATCGTTGGCCGTTTGGAAGACGCGGCAACACAAGGCGCCGTTGACGTTGGCGCACGATTATTCGCAGTACTTTTTACAGTCATGAATTTTCTGAAGACCGGAACCACAGGTCTGGTCGCACAGGCCGGCGCAAGAGACGGCGAGGTGGAGCAAGTGCGCTTGCTGGCGCGGGGATTGATTGTTGGCACGACTATCGCCGCGCTACTGATCTTGCTCAAACCTTTGCTGATGCCGCTTTTTCTGGGCGCCCTTGGCGCGAGCGGAGATGTGTTAGACGCTGCCAGCATTTACGCAGAAATCCGCTACTGGACGGCGCCTGGCGTAATGCTGAATCTAGCCCTGATTGGTTTTCTCGTTGGCCGCCGCCAGATGACCGCGGTCCTGATCGTAGAAGTCATCTACAACGTCTTGAACGTTGTGCTCGGTTTGTTTCTGGCGCTGCAGTTGGATTGGGGCATTGCCGGTATCGGCTGGTCCAGCTTCATCGCGGAATATGTGAAGTTGGCGATCCTTTCGGCGCTCATCCTGTTCCGGCCTTCTGGGCGCAATTTGATTGGCGCGATCTTTGATGCGGCCACCATTGACTGGATGAAGCTGCGTCCGTTCCTCAATACCAATCGCGACTTGTTTCTGCGCACGCTGGTACTGACCGTGGCGTTAGCCGCGATCACACGTCTTTCTGCCGAACGCGGTCCAGAAGTATTGGCCGCCAATGGGATCATCTACCAACTCTTCATTTTCACTGCCCTGCTGCTGGACGGGTTTGAAAACGCGGCACAGGTTCTCAATGGGGAGCGGGCAGGCGCAAAGGACCTTGGGGGCTTTGCTGCATACACAACCGCCATTCTGTGGCGCGGATTTGCAATTGCTGCGTTGCTCTCGTGCGGATTTGCATTTCTTGCAGATCCAATCTTGGAAAGCTTTGCCGCTACACCTGATGTTGCCAGTGTGGCGCAATCACAAGCGCTTTGGCTTGTGCTGATGCCATTTGCGGGTCTCGCGAGCTTTGTCTTTGACGGAGTGTTCGTCGGCGCGAGTTGGACAAGAGCGATGTTAATCTCGATGATAGGTGCAAGCGCTGTCTTTGCACTGTCGCTCTGGCTTTCGTGGCCACTAGGAAATGCAGGCCTTTGGGGCAGCTTCATTCTGTTTCTGGCGACAAGAGCTGGCCTTCAGGCAATGATGCTCCCGAGCCTAACTCAGCAAAGCTTTCGCAGCTAG
- a CDS encoding spinster family MFS transporter, translating into MPAESPAFGRTPSEGFGTPGYRAYVLSALLIVYIFNFIDRTIVNILTEPIKLTFGLEDWQMGLLGGPAFAVLYTFLGLPIARVAERKNRVLIIALAVAVWSLFTALCGFAMSFMMLFLFRVGVSIGEAGCTPPAQSLIADYFKPSRRATAVSIYALGVPLGGMLASIFGGQIAGMQGADFGAWIASTGLGGLFGDLDWSQVEGWRIAFVVVGIPGLLLSLIVWRSIKEPPRGYTDPAALQGLEKASFKESLAVLMKKPAYRHVVIGATLASFVGYGVGQFTTSFLIRTHELSIQTASLLFGIILGLMAALGVFSSGWLSDKMAKRYPNALSWLPAVGMAASVPLYAFGFLTDSLWLAMPPLMIAAMIHYFYLGPMYAVSGGVVDSRMRATSVAITLFVVNLLGYGLGPPLIGALSTFLKTAFLDAQGLGLTLESCKPLLAFASSNGLTPSSTQDASLAACASADARGLQWSIVVFVCGYGWAALHYLLAGRTLQRDMVANSAQ; encoded by the coding sequence GTGCCTGCTGAAAGCCCGGCCTTTGGCCGAACACCATCCGAAGGTTTCGGTACGCCCGGTTATCGCGCTTACGTACTCAGCGCGCTCCTGATCGTCTACATCTTCAACTTTATCGATCGCACTATCGTCAACATCTTGACCGAACCGATCAAGCTCACCTTTGGCCTTGAAGATTGGCAAATGGGGCTTCTCGGCGGTCCCGCCTTTGCGGTCCTCTATACGTTTCTGGGTCTACCCATCGCTCGAGTCGCGGAGCGCAAGAACCGCGTGTTGATCATTGCGCTTGCGGTCGCTGTGTGGAGCCTGTTCACCGCTCTGTGCGGCTTCGCCATGTCTTTCATGATGCTTTTTTTGTTCCGCGTAGGCGTTAGCATCGGAGAAGCGGGCTGCACCCCGCCTGCGCAATCGCTGATTGCCGATTATTTCAAGCCATCCAGACGCGCGACGGCGGTATCGATCTATGCGTTGGGCGTTCCGCTAGGCGGTATGCTCGCGTCTATCTTCGGAGGCCAAATCGCGGGCATGCAAGGCGCGGATTTTGGCGCATGGATCGCCTCGACCGGCCTAGGCGGATTGTTCGGTGATCTGGACTGGTCGCAAGTCGAAGGTTGGCGAATTGCTTTCGTTGTTGTCGGCATTCCTGGCCTGCTGCTATCTCTGATCGTGTGGCGAAGCATCAAGGAACCTCCGCGCGGCTACACTGATCCGGCCGCACTGCAAGGGCTTGAAAAGGCAAGTTTCAAGGAATCGCTAGCGGTTCTGATGAAAAAACCCGCTTATCGCCACGTAGTGATCGGCGCCACGCTTGCCTCTTTCGTGGGTTACGGCGTGGGCCAATTCACGACATCCTTTCTGATCCGCACGCATGAGCTCTCTATCCAAACGGCATCGCTCCTTTTCGGGATCATACTTGGCCTGATGGCAGCGCTCGGCGTGTTCAGTTCGGGCTGGCTATCGGACAAGATGGCCAAGCGTTACCCTAACGCGCTGTCCTGGCTGCCTGCGGTTGGCATGGCCGCGTCTGTTCCTCTTTACGCCTTTGGTTTCCTTACAGATAGTCTTTGGCTTGCCATGCCACCCTTGATGATCGCGGCAATGATTCACTATTTCTACCTTGGACCTATGTACGCAGTCTCAGGCGGAGTAGTGGACAGCCGAATGCGCGCAACCTCAGTTGCGATCACATTGTTCGTGGTCAACTTGCTCGGCTATGGTCTGGGACCACCGCTGATAGGCGCGCTGTCGACATTCCTAAAAACGGCATTTCTGGATGCGCAGGGTCTGGGCCTGACGCTCGAATCCTGCAAACCATTGTTGGCCTTCGCGTCAAGCAATGGCCTGACGCCAAGCAGCACACAAGATGCAAGTCTTGCCGCCTGTGCCAGCGCTGACGCGCGCGGACTGCAATGGTCAATCGTGGTTTTTGTGTGCGGCTATGGCTGGGCAGCCCTGCATTATCTTCTAGCTGGCCGAACACTACAAAGGGACATGGTTGCGAACTCTGCTCAATAG
- a CDS encoding type II 3-dehydroquinate dehydratase, which translates to MSETTNTVYVLNGPNLNLLGLREPEIYGSDTLDDIAGMLEDRARELGLAIDMRQTNHEGMLVDWLHEAQAEGARAVLLNAAAYTHTSIALLDAIKAIRTPVIEVHLSDPTTREDFRHISYVGKAAAKCVQGHGAKSYLIALEAVAKGEV; encoded by the coding sequence ATGTCCGAAACCACCAACACCGTCTACGTCCTCAACGGACCGAACCTGAATCTGCTAGGGCTGCGCGAGCCGGAGATTTACGGCTCGGACACGCTCGACGATATCGCGGGCATGCTTGAGGATCGCGCCCGCGAGTTGGGCTTGGCCATCGATATGCGGCAGACTAATCATGAGGGTATGCTGGTGGATTGGTTGCATGAAGCTCAAGCCGAGGGCGCCCGCGCCGTTCTACTGAACGCTGCGGCTTATACACACACCTCAATCGCGTTGCTCGACGCGATAAAGGCGATCAGAACACCGGTGATTGAAGTGCACCTTTCCGATCCGACGACTCGCGAAGATTTCCGGCATATCTCTTATGTCGGCAAGGCCGCCGCGAAATGCGTGCAGGGTCACGGGGCAAAGAGCTATCTGATCGCTCTCGAAGCCGTCGCAAAAGGCGAAGTCTGA
- a CDS encoding diguanylate cyclase: protein MQAVLVELITPSMALFFSACFFLLWWKSGLGRYVLAFAGAYLFSATGFLIAISLAPDSSITFQASQIAYSIAAVCMIWGACDRVKQPPFLKVLAIIYLIAAAMLIAEVLLTRDAGPRLVISNTGYGIMLLVGVISLLSSPRRNLADNLVIAILAINAADFLVRPTVTILIEGQIDVAVYHDSVYFSLINLVLSIKAVATATVLFGACLSDYLTRLKESALHDDLTGLKSRAAFEDEARAMMKRGQDGANSVAMVIADIDHFKQVNDIWGHQAGDTAIINFGDLLEGTIRGCDVSARIGGEEFCLVVWNCGLDDAAGLAERIRLAFAQMEHRGVGPDIRLTASFGVAEMHKGESYESLFARADAALYQAKEEGRNQVISDLRGERERSVSARLATVIERHVA, encoded by the coding sequence ATGCAGGCTGTTCTGGTGGAGTTGATCACGCCTTCCATGGCGCTGTTCTTTTCTGCCTGTTTCTTTTTGCTTTGGTGGAAAAGCGGGCTGGGGCGATATGTTCTGGCCTTCGCGGGTGCCTATCTCTTTTCGGCCACCGGATTCCTGATCGCGATCAGCCTTGCGCCGGATTCCAGCATCACTTTCCAGGCGAGTCAGATCGCCTACTCGATTGCGGCAGTTTGTATGATTTGGGGTGCTTGCGACCGGGTGAAGCAGCCACCTTTCCTGAAAGTCTTGGCGATAATCTATCTTATAGCAGCAGCTATGTTGATCGCGGAAGTTTTGTTGACACGCGACGCTGGCCCAAGATTGGTCATCTCGAACACGGGTTATGGGATCATGCTCCTCGTAGGAGTAATATCCTTGCTGTCATCACCGCGGCGAAACTTGGCAGATAACCTCGTCATTGCGATTCTGGCGATCAATGCCGCTGATTTCCTCGTTCGTCCGACTGTCACAATCCTGATCGAAGGGCAGATCGACGTCGCCGTCTATCACGACTCAGTGTATTTCTCGCTGATCAATCTGGTGCTGAGTATTAAGGCTGTGGCGACCGCTACCGTACTGTTTGGCGCTTGTCTCTCTGATTACCTGACCAGATTGAAGGAAAGTGCGCTTCATGATGACCTTACGGGTCTGAAAAGTCGTGCTGCCTTCGAAGACGAGGCGCGTGCCATGATGAAGCGCGGACAGGATGGAGCCAACTCCGTCGCAATGGTGATTGCTGATATTGATCACTTCAAGCAGGTCAACGATATCTGGGGCCATCAGGCTGGCGATACGGCGATCATCAATTTCGGTGATCTGCTGGAGGGCACAATCCGTGGATGCGATGTCTCTGCCCGGATTGGTGGAGAAGAATTCTGTCTGGTGGTGTGGAATTGTGGCCTGGACGATGCGGCGGGGCTGGCGGAGAGGATCAGACTTGCCTTTGCACAGATGGAGCATCGCGGCGTTGGCCCTGACATCCGTCTCACAGCCAGCTTTGGCGTGGCGGAAATGCATAAGGGTGAAAGCTATGAGTCCTTATTCGCCAGAGCTGATGCTGCTTTGTATCAAGCCAAGGAAGAGGGCCGCAATCAGGTGATTTCGGATCTGAGGGGCGAAAGAGAAAGATCCGTTTCAGCCAGGCTTGCAACGGTAATAGAGCGGCACGTAGCCTAG
- a CDS encoding Lrp/AsnC family transcriptional regulator, producing MASLDEIDRRLLAELQSEGRVTNVELAHRVGLTAPPCLRRVRGLEDEGVIRGYHADLDASKLGFAITVFAMVSLKSQAESALREFEEAMRELPEVREVHMLNGEIDFILKVVSRDLQSFQEFLTSKLTPAPNVESVKTSLTIRTAKHEPGVPLE from the coding sequence ATGGCCAGTCTGGACGAAATTGACCGCCGCTTGCTGGCTGAATTGCAATCGGAAGGGCGTGTCACGAACGTCGAACTTGCGCATCGAGTGGGTCTGACGGCTCCTCCCTGTCTTCGTCGGGTACGCGGGCTTGAGGACGAAGGTGTAATCCGCGGATATCACGCAGATCTGGACGCTTCGAAACTTGGTTTCGCGATCACGGTTTTCGCGATGGTGAGTCTTAAAAGTCAGGCTGAAAGCGCGCTGCGAGAATTTGAAGAGGCGATGCGCGAACTTCCAGAAGTCCGCGAAGTGCACATGCTCAATGGAGAGATCGACTTTATCCTCAAGGTCGTGAGCCGCGATTTGCAGAGTTTTCAGGAGTTCCTCACCAGCAAGCTGACGCCCGCACCGAATGTAGAGAGCGTCAAGACGTCGCTGACCATCCGCACTGCTAAACATGAGCCGGGTGTGCCACTGGAATAG
- the accB gene encoding acetyl-CoA carboxylase biotin carboxyl carrier protein, whose translation MAERKAAGGRKSGMNIDSKLVRELAELLNETGLTEIEVEDDDRKIRVARGGGVPSYAAAPVAVPAPAAAAPAAAAPTPAAGEAPAEDHGDAIKSPMVGTAYLAPEPEADNFVKVGDSVKEGDTLLIVEAMKVMNPIPADKSGTVKAILVDNGQPVEFDQPLVEIG comes from the coding sequence ATGGCCGAACGTAAAGCTGCCGGGGGTCGCAAATCCGGCATGAATATCGACAGCAAACTCGTGCGCGAATTGGCTGAACTACTCAACGAAACGGGTCTCACCGAAATCGAAGTCGAGGATGATGACCGGAAGATTCGGGTCGCGCGCGGCGGCGGAGTACCTTCCTATGCGGCAGCGCCGGTAGCTGTCCCGGCACCGGCGGCTGCGGCACCTGCTGCTGCGGCCCCTACTCCTGCAGCCGGCGAAGCACCGGCAGAGGATCACGGTGACGCGATAAAATCTCCGATGGTGGGCACCGCCTATCTTGCGCCTGAGCCGGAAGCAGACAATTTCGTAAAGGTCGGTGACAGCGTTAAAGAAGGCGACACGCTACTCATTGTCGAGGCGATGAAGGTTATGAACCCGATTCCCGCTGATAAGTCCGGCACGGTGAAGGCGATCCTTGTCGACAACGGACAGCCGGTCGAATTCGACCAGCCGCTCGTCGAAATCGGCTAA
- a CDS encoding HpcH/HpaI aldolase/citrate lyase family protein: MSEHPKLPKMRSWLFAPGDSERKMTKASDSNADIVLLDLEDSVTPHNKPAAREAVAAFLKSRDDRHRIWVRVNPLTSGEIEADLDAIMASSPGGLFLPKAEGREDVEALDAMLTAREASLPAATRSTLVAALVTETPKAMFHCGDYAGAPRLIAMSWGAEDLSSALGARVQHRSDGSYMPMYEMARNLCLLGAVAANCAPIETVMPEFRDLDALRERALMVRSQGYRGMLAIHPAQVDVINDAFTPGAEEIAHAKAIVQAFADNPGAGTVGLDGQMLDRPHLALAERLLAEAGESA, encoded by the coding sequence ATGAGCGAGCACCCTAAACTTCCCAAGATGCGCAGCTGGCTGTTCGCACCCGGCGATTCCGAGCGCAAGATGACGAAAGCCAGCGACAGCAATGCTGACATCGTTTTGCTCGATCTCGAAGATTCGGTGACACCACACAACAAACCTGCCGCGCGAGAAGCGGTGGCGGCTTTCCTAAAGTCACGCGACGACAGGCATCGTATTTGGGTGCGGGTCAATCCGTTGACCAGCGGCGAAATCGAGGCCGATCTTGATGCGATCATGGCATCATCTCCCGGTGGTCTCTTCTTGCCCAAAGCTGAAGGACGCGAAGATGTGGAAGCGCTGGACGCGATGCTGACTGCACGCGAAGCCAGCCTGCCAGCCGCTACTCGCTCCACCCTCGTCGCAGCGCTGGTTACAGAGACCCCCAAGGCAATGTTCCATTGCGGAGATTACGCCGGCGCACCACGGCTAATCGCCATGAGTTGGGGAGCGGAAGATTTGTCTTCGGCTCTTGGAGCCCGCGTGCAGCACCGGTCGGACGGATCGTACATGCCGATGTACGAAATGGCGCGAAATCTGTGTCTGCTGGGAGCTGTGGCAGCCAACTGCGCACCAATCGAAACGGTGATGCCGGAATTTCGCGATCTGGACGCTCTGCGCGAGCGAGCACTGATGGTGCGAAGCCAAGGATATCGAGGGATGTTGGCGATACATCCAGCGCAAGTGGATGTGATCAATGACGCCTTTACGCCGGGCGCGGAGGAAATCGCCCATGCCAAAGCAATTGTTCAGGCCTTCGCGGACAACCCTGGCGCTGGCACTGTGGGGCTCGATGGGCAAATGCTAGATCGTCCACACCTGGCACTCGCGGAAAGACTGCTTGCGGAAGCAGGCGAAAGTGCCTGA
- a CDS encoding sensor histidine kinase translates to MFFDDRLATVLRHRATSERGARTQFRQLLDLLGGRSYGRDSSLLAAAWLRLGALGEQIPAKERARIVREPSWRFRSVHLAAHLAEDEPEVASAALARADLDEDDWLSLIPHLPIRARGFLRNRSDLPEGASRLLDQLGIHDRGLPNPESRAPAKSDESDEIVELDVEAPPLPEPEPEPSNKSDRMPGSPIPRRPAAQAGADEKSVIAATIERIAQFRRDHAPEPASDLSPRLPLGEQTSRPQHEITSFAFESDAQGRIIWAESGVAPMVIGQRIADRRKAETAGSFDPMASAVGQQQPIEHGTRVLEGAAAIRGRWIVDAHPRFSRSGGRFHGYVGRFRRPFDRSKAIGAKSEADRLRQLLHELRTPVNAVQGFAELIHQQLYGPVPNAYRALAATIAGDAANILAGFDELERLAKLESGAISLGGGKTDLVSLLRRTSEQLNHVLAPRMAGIEFAQTQQRSMWVEVDPDEAEAMIWRLLATLAGATVVGEAITAELELENDRAKFWCQLPAQLIAEDDAFIAEVSRQTSEISSGLFGAGFSLRLARAEAKGAGGDLVQDEDRLLLTLPLTAVTGVSADDASDAVSV, encoded by the coding sequence ATGTTCTTTGACGACCGCCTTGCGACTGTGTTGCGCCACCGCGCCACCAGTGAGCGTGGCGCGCGCACGCAGTTCCGTCAGTTGCTCGACTTGCTTGGGGGGCGCAGCTACGGACGCGATAGCAGCCTGCTGGCGGCAGCCTGGCTTAGGCTGGGCGCCTTAGGGGAACAGATTCCTGCCAAAGAGCGCGCGCGCATTGTTCGCGAGCCCAGCTGGCGCTTTCGCAGCGTGCATTTGGCAGCGCATTTAGCCGAGGACGAGCCAGAGGTGGCATCAGCTGCGCTGGCACGGGCGGATCTCGACGAGGATGACTGGCTAAGCCTGATCCCGCACTTGCCCATCCGCGCACGCGGCTTCTTGCGCAATCGCAGCGATTTGCCCGAAGGTGCATCACGGTTACTCGATCAGCTTGGCATCCACGATCGCGGATTACCTAACCCTGAGAGCCGCGCTCCGGCGAAATCCGATGAGTCCGATGAGATTGTAGAACTGGACGTAGAGGCTCCGCCGCTGCCCGAGCCGGAGCCCGAACCTTCAAACAAATCGGATCGAATGCCGGGCTCTCCCATCCCGCGCAGACCAGCTGCACAAGCGGGCGCAGACGAAAAGAGCGTAATTGCAGCTACCATTGAACGCATCGCGCAATTCCGACGCGACCATGCGCCTGAACCTGCGAGCGATCTTTCGCCGCGCCTTCCACTGGGTGAACAGACCTCTCGGCCGCAACACGAAATTACCAGCTTCGCCTTCGAGAGTGATGCGCAGGGACGCATAATCTGGGCTGAGTCCGGCGTTGCGCCAATGGTTATTGGTCAACGGATTGCAGACAGACGCAAGGCAGAAACTGCCGGTAGTTTCGATCCGATGGCGAGCGCAGTAGGTCAGCAACAACCGATCGAACACGGAACGCGGGTCCTTGAAGGCGCAGCAGCGATACGCGGTCGGTGGATTGTCGATGCTCATCCGCGTTTCTCTCGCAGTGGCGGCCGATTCCATGGCTATGTTGGGCGCTTCCGTCGTCCGTTTGACCGGTCGAAGGCAATTGGCGCAAAGAGCGAGGCGGACCGTCTTCGTCAGTTGCTGCATGAACTGCGGACGCCGGTGAACGCGGTGCAAGGTTTTGCCGAGTTGATTCACCAACAGTTGTATGGCCCGGTCCCAAATGCCTACCGTGCATTGGCAGCAACGATCGCAGGTGACGCGGCCAATATTCTGGCAGGCTTTGACGAACTTGAACGGCTGGCAAAGTTGGAGAGTGGCGCAATCTCGCTCGGCGGCGGCAAAACAGATCTGGTCTCGCTCTTACGGCGCACATCTGAGCAGTTGAACCATGTCCTGGCGCCGCGCATGGCGGGCATTGAATTTGCTCAAACACAGCAGCGCAGCATGTGGGTTGAAGTTGATCCCGATGAAGCAGAAGCGATGATATGGCGCCTGCTGGCAACATTGGCCGGCGCCACAGTAGTGGGCGAAGCGATCACTGCTGAGTTAGAACTTGAGAACGACAGGGCAAAATTCTGGTGCCAGCTTCCCGCTCAATTGATTGCCGAGGACGATGCGTTTATAGCCGAAGTCAGCCGACAGACATCTGAGATCAGCTCTGGCCTTTTTGGAGCAGGTTTCAGCTTGCGGCTGGCGCGTGCCGAGGCGAAAGGCGCAGGCGGTGACCTGGTCCAGGACGAGGATCGCTTGCTACTTACATTGCCGCTGACCGCCGTTACCGGGGTCTCTGCCGATGACGCGAGCGACGCAGTATCGGTATAA